GACGTGAACACCGTCCTGGTCGTCGACGACGAGGCTGCCATCCGGTCGACCCTCGACCAGCTCCTGACCTACGAGCGCTACCGGGTGCTGACCGCCGGCGACGGCCTGGCCGCCCTGCGCCTGCTCGGGGCCGAGAAGATCGACGCCATGCTCCTGGACATCAAGATGCCCGACATGGACGGGTTCGAGGTGCTGGAACGCATGGCCGCCGAAGGGCACGACGTCCCGGTGATCGTCGTCTCGGGGCACGGCAACCTCGAGACGGCGGTCGAAGCCGTCCGCAAGGGCGCCTACGATTTCCTCGAAAAGCCGCTGGACCGCTCGCGCCTGCTGCTCACCCTGCGCAACAGCCTCGACCACCACCGCGCCCGCGCCGAGAAGGAGCGGCTGCGCGTCCGCGCCGGCTTCTACGCCCCGCTGGTGGGGGAGTGCGCGGGCCTGCGCGAGATCCGGGACTTCATCGCCCGCGTGGCGCCGACCGACGCCACGGTGCTGATCACGGGCGAGAACGGCACCGGCAAGGAACTGGTGGTCCGGGCGCTCCACGCCGGCAGCCCGCGTCGCAACAAGCCCCTGGTCGAGGTCAACTGCGCCGCCATCCCCCGCGAACTGGTCGAGAGCGAGCTCTTCGGGCACGAGAAGGGCAGCTTCACCGGCGCCGATCGCCTGCGCATCGGCAAGTTCGAGCAGGCCGACGGCGGCACCCTCTTCCTGGACGAGATC
This is a stretch of genomic DNA from bacterium. It encodes these proteins:
- a CDS encoding sigma-54 dependent transcriptional regulator, producing MNTVLVVDDEAAIRSTLDQLLTYERYRVLTAGDGLAALRLLGAEKIDAMLLDIKMPDMDGFEVLERMAAEGHDVPVIVVSGHGNLETAVEAVRKGAYDFLEKPLDRSRLLLTLRNSLDHHRARAEKERLRVRAGFYAPLVGECAGLREIRDFIARVAPTDATVLITGENGTGKELVVRALHAGSPRRNKPLVEVNCAAIPRELVESELFGHEKGSFTGADRLRIGKFEQADGGTLFLDEIGDMSEEAQAKVLKAVEESRFERVGGREVRQVDVRIVAATNRDLASQGSGFRQDLFFRLNVLAIHLPPLRERTGDVDLLLAHFMTTLSAQLGRPPKRFAPDALTALRRHTWPGNVRELRNLVERVLILAPGDVVGAGDLPPLLDGRAAAPEGAAWLGIPDFQDFKAATETAYLQAKLKEFGYNVSRTAEALGMQRSNLYKKIAKYGLRTQASDPGAIDTADADL